The following DNA comes from Elusimicrobiota bacterium.
ATACCCCTGGAACAAAACCCGCGCCTATGCCCTGTATTTTGTGAGAGCCCGGCTTGCCTCCTGAAAGAACCGGCGAATCTTTAGGTTCAACAGCAATTATTTTTACAGACGGCTTTCTTTTTTTCAAGACTTCTCCTACTCCTGTTATAGTTCCTCCAGTGCCAACACCGGCGATAAAAATATCTACTTTGCCATCAGTATCTTTCCAGATTTCTTCAGCAGTTGTTTTCCTGTGTATTTCCGGGTTAGCAGGATTATCAAACTGTTGGGGCACAAAACTGTTCGGAGTTTCTTTCGCAAGCTCATTAGCTTTATCAATAGCGCCCTTCATGCCTTTTGTGCCTTCGGTAAGAACCAATTCCGCGCCCAGTATTTTCAAAAGCTGTCTTCTTTCAATGCTCATCGTTTCAGGCATGGTTAAAATCAGCTTATAACCTTTTGCCGCAGAAACGAATGCTAAAGCAACACCGGTATTCCCGCTGGTCGGTTCGATTATGATCGAATCTTTTTTTAATTTACCTCTTTTTTCCGCATCTTCAATTAAAGCTACGCCCAATCTATCTTTCACGCTGGAAAGCGGATTGAAGGATTCTACTTTTGCAAGGATTGTTGCCAGAGAACCCGCATTTGCGGCCATTCGATTAATCCTCACTAACGGCGTATTTCCTGCTGTTTTTGTAATGTCATTAAAAATTTTAGCCATTTTAACCTCCTGTTAATTATGTTAATATGAAAAACACAATTTTTCGCTCCTACTCGATATTTTTAACGGTTCAAAAATCTAAAATTGACAAACTCCTCCCAAGGGTCGTCAGACATGTCAATTTCTTAACGATTTTTTCACCTAAATATCTCAATGTCGCTTAAAAATGTGTTTTTCATATTTTTATTTTAAGATTGTTTTAAAGCCTGTTCAATATCCGCAATAATATCATCAATATGCTCAAGCCCGATAGATAAACGGATAAAATCTTGCGTTACCCCTGTTGAAACCTGCTCTTCCTGAGAAAGCTGGGAATGTGTTGTAGACGCAGGATGAATCGCCAAAGATTTCGCATCTCCAATATTCGCAAGATGAGAAAAAAGTTCCAAAGATTCAATAAACTTCTTCCCCGCAGCAATCCCGCCTTTTATACCGAACCCGATAATACCGCCGGCACCATGCTTTAAGTACTTATCCGCTTTCTTTTTTTCGGGGCTTGACTCCAACCCCGGATAATTCACCCATCCTGCTTTTTTGTGTTTTTCAAGATACTTCGCCACAGCAAGCGCATTTTCCGAATGCCTTGGATACCTTAAATGCAATGTTTCAATACCCTGAAGCAGAAGAAATGAATTGAAAGGAGATATCGCTGGGCCCAAATCTCTTAAAAGATTTACTCTTGCTTTAATTATGTAGGCGATATTCCCGATCGGCTTCAAAGCTTCCACGAATTTCAACCCGTGATAACCCGGGTCAGGCTCGGTAATAAGAGGAAACTTGCCGGTAGTCCAATCAAATTTTCCGGAATCCACTATTATACCGCCTAACGAAGTTCCATGACCGCCTAAAAATTTTGTGGCTGAATAAACTACTATGTCTACACCGTGGTCAATAGGCCTTAGAGTATAAGGCGAAGAAGTATTATCAAGCACAAGCGGTATGCCGTTTTTATGCGCAATCTTTGAAATCTCTTCTAAATCAGCTATATCCAGCTTGGGGTTTCCGATTGATTCCGCATAAACAGCTTTTGTTTTCGGCGTTATAGCTTTTTCAAACCCTGCGAGGTCATTGGATTTTACGAATGTTGCCTTTATGCCGAAT
Coding sequences within:
- the cysK gene encoding cysteine synthase A, which codes for MAKIFNDITKTAGNTPLVRINRMAANAGSLATILAKVESFNPLSSVKDRLGVALIEDAEKRGKLKKDSIIIEPTSGNTGVALAFVSAAKGYKLILTMPETMSIERRQLLKILGAELVLTEGTKGMKGAIDKANELAKETPNSFVPQQFDNPANPEIHRKTTAEEIWKDTDGKVDIFIAGVGTGGTITGVGEVLKKRKPSVKIIAVEPKDSPVLSGGKPGSHKIQGIGAGFVPGVYNKEAVDEIIQVANEDAGKTARQVAKEEGILVGISSGAALWAALEVAKRPENKGKTIVVVLPDTGERYLSTWLFQDQA
- a CDS encoding O-acetylhomoserine aminocarboxypropyltransferase/cysteine synthase, coding for MSKIDAKLKIESLALHGGQEADPTTGSRAVPIYQTTSYQFKDTDHAARLFGLTEFGNIYTRLMNPTTDVLEKRVALLDGGIGALAVASGQSAIALAMLNIVQSGDEIVSADNLYGGTYTLFQNTFKKFGIKATFVKSNDLAGFEKAITPKTKAVYAESIGNPKLDIADLEEISKIAHKNGIPLVLDNTSSPYTLRPIDHGVDIVVYSATKFLGGHGTSLGGIIVDSGKFDWTTGKFPLITEPDPGYHGLKFVEALKPIGNIAYIIKARVNLLRDLGPAISPFNSFLLLQGIETLHLRYPRHSENALAVAKYLEKHKKAGWVNYPGLESSPEKKKADKYLKHGAGGIIGFGIKGGIAAGKKFIESLELFSHLANIGDAKSLAIHPASTTHSQLSQEEQVSTGVTQDFIRLSIGLEHIDDIIADIEQALKQS